In the Gemmatimonas sp. genome, ATCAAATGACGGGGCCATATGTCCGTTGACGTCACGCCGATCTGGACGCCGTCGGCGGACGTGGTCGATCGCGCTCGCATTACGCAGTTCCGACGCGATCTCGTGCGGCGCGGCATCGTCGATCCGTCGGTGCGTGATGCGCATGCGCTGCAGCGTTGGTCGGTGGAACACCCGACGTCGTTCTGGGCCGAGATCTGGCGCGCGGCGGCGATCATCGCCGATGGTCCCGGTGCATCGGACTCGCCGTGGAGCGAGGTACTCGTGGGTGGTGAGTGCATGGCGCCACCCGATACACAGCGGGGCCCGCGCTGGTTCACCGATACGCGTCTGAATTTCGCCGAACATTTGTTGCGTCGCCGAGATGCGGCCACGGCGATCGTATCGTGGAACGAGCACGGGGCCCAGCAGCGCATCACGTTCGCGGAATTGGCCGAGCAGGTGGCCGCCACGGCGGCCGCCCTCTCGGCGGCGGGTGTTGGCGTCGGTGATCGCGTAGTCGGCTATCTGCCGAATTTGCCGCAGGCCGTGATCGCGATGCTGGCCGCCACGTCATTAGGCGCCGTATGGTCGTCCTGCTCACCCGACTTCGGCACCAAGGGCGTCCTCGATCGGTTCGGGCAAATCGCCCCCAAGGTGCTGATCGCCGCCGACGGCTACTGGTACGCAGGCAAACAGATCGACGGTCTCGAACGACTGCGCGAGATTGTCGCCTCGTTGCCATCGCTGGCGGCGGTGTGGGTGGTGCCGTACGTCCACGCCGCGCCGACGATCGCGTCGATTCCGGCGGCGGTCACGTTCACCGACGTGTTGGTGCAGTATGCCGCGCATCGCGAGCCGACGTTCACGCGTCTGCCGTTCGATCATCCGTTGTACATCATGTATTCGTCCGGCACGACGGGCTTGCCCAAATGCATGGTGCACGGCGCGGGTGGTACGCTCCTGCAGCACTGGAAGGAATTGGCGCTGCACACCGATCTCGGGCCCGATGACGCCATCTTCTACTTCACGACCTGCGGGTGGATGATGTGGAACTGGCTGGTGTCGGCGCTGGCCATCGGCAGCACGGTCGTGCTGTACGACGGCGCTCCACTGGCGCCGTCGGCCGACATCCTGTGGCGCATGGCGGCCGCCGAGCGCGTGTCAGTGTTCGGCACGAGCGCCAAGTATCTGTCGGTGCTCGAGAAGGAGGGTGTGCAACCGCGGGAACAGTTCGATCTGACCGCGTTGCGCGCGATTCTCTCCACCGGCAGCCCGCTGGCGGCGCACAGCTACGACTTCGTGTACGCGCAGATCAAGTCGGACGTGCGTCTGGCCAGCATCAGCGGCGGCACCGACATCGTGAGTTGCTTTGCGTTGGGTGATCCTACCGGTCCCGTCTATCGCGGCGAACTGCAGATGCGCGGGCTTGGCATGACGGTCGAGGTGTTCGACGACGGCGGCATGCCGGTGCGCGAGACACCGGGAGAGTTGGTGTGCACGCGTCCGTTCCCGAGTATGCCGGTGGCGTTCTGGAACGATCCCGACGGCGCACTCTACCGCGGCGCGTACTTTGAGCATTTCCCCGGCGTGTGGCGTCATGGCGACTGGGCGGAAATCACCTCGCACGACGGTCTGATCATTCACGGTCGTAGCGATGCGACGCTCAACCCCGGTGGAGTGCGAATCGGGACGGCGGAGATCTATCGGCAGGTCGAGCAGATCCCGGAGATTCTGGAGTCGCTGGTGATCGAGCAACGCCTCGGCGTCGATGGCGACGACTCTCGCGTGGTGCTGTTCGTGCGCATGCGTGATGGGGCGTCGCTCAGTGTAGACGTGCAGCGGGCCATCCGACAGCGCATCCGTGAGCACGCCAGCCCGCATCACGTGCCGAAGGTGATCGTTTCGGTAGCGGACATTCCCCGCACCATCAGCGGCAAGATCACCGAGATCGCGGTACGCGACGTCGTGCACGGCCGACCGGTCAAGAACGCCGACGCCTTGGCGAACCCGGCGGCGCTGGCGCTCTTCGCCGACCTGCCCGAGTTGCGTTCCTAGGCACGTCGGGTCGGCAGCAGGTTATCTTTCAAGGATACCGCCGGACCGGCCCCGAGAATCACGTTCGTGGAGCGTCGTCCCATGTGCAAGAATCCGCTTTCGGAAGACCAACGGCAACGCGCCTGGATCGGCGCGCTGCCGCGTTCGCATATCTGAGTTCGGGATGGCTGAACATGGTCGGCACGATTTCGCGTGCCCGACCGTCCACCCATCACAACTGAGGTCTGTCCTATGGCGACGATGACTATCCCCGAACAGGGGATCGAGCACGATGCGTTCCCGATCAATGGCACCGACTATGTCGAGTTCTACGTCGGCAATGCCAAGCAGGCGAGCCACTACTACCGCGCGGCGTTCGGCTATCAGCTGGTCGGTTACCGAGGTCCCGAGACGGGCGTGCGTGACCGCTCGAGCTATCTCATGCAGCAGGGCAAGATCCGCCTGGTGTTGACCACGGCGCTCGACCCCGACTCTGCCATCGCGTCCCACGTGCACACGCATGGTGACGGCCTCCGCGACTACGCGCTTTGGGTGGACGATGCGCGGTCCGCCTACGCGACGGCGATCGCGCGGGGCGCGATCGCGATTCAGGAACCGCAGGTGTTTTCCGACGAGCATGGCGAGGTGATCATCGCCGCCATCGGCACGTATGGCGACACGATTCATTCGCTCGTGGAACGCCGCAACTATCGCGGCTTCTTCTTGCCGGGCTTCCGCGAGATCTCGTCGCGATATCAGCCGGCAAGCGTGGGACTCAAGTACGTCGATCATTGCGTCGGCAACGTCGAGCTTGGCCAGATGAATCGTTGGGTCAACTACTACGCGAACGTAATGGGCTTCCGCAATCTGATCACCTTTGACGACGACGACATCAGCACCGAGTATTCGTCGCTCATGTCGAAGGTGATGGCGAATGGCGACGACAAGATCAAGTTCCCGATCAACGAGCCGGCCTCAGGCAAGAAGAAGTCGCAGATTGAAGAGTATCTCGACTTCTACGGCGGACCGGGCGCACAGCACCTTGCCCTCGCGACCGACGACATTTTGGCAACCGTGACCGCGCTGCGCGATCGCGGCGTCGAGTTCCTCTCGGTGCCGACGTCGTACTACGCCGAGTTGCAGGAGCGCGTGGGGCAGATCGATGAGGATATCGACGCGTTGGCTGCGCTCGGCATTCTGGTGGACCGAGATCCGGATGGCTATCTGCTACAGATCTTCACGAAGCCAGTGGAGGATCGCCCCACGCTGTTCTACGAGATCATCCAGCGAAAGGGCGCCAAGAGCTTCGGCAAGGGCAACTTCAAGGCGTTGTTCGAAGCCATCGAACGGGAACAGGAGCTGCGCGGCAACCTCTAGCGTGGCGAACGGCTAATACGTTCGGCATGCTACGTGCGACACATCACCGGTGAACCCGTACCCACAGGAGATCATCGATGATGCATCTGGTGCATCGCACCATCCCGTTCATCGCCGTTGCGGCGTTGGTGACGGTGTCGCCAGCCGGCGCGCAGGAGCGGGACGATTCGACCTCGACCGCCGGTGCTGTCGTCTCGCTGCTCGGGCTCGGCGGTAACTTCGTCGGTTTCGGCAAGGCCGATCGCGATGCGTCGCATCCGACTGCTTGGAACTGCGCCGGCGGTTGTGCCGCCTTCGGCGCCCGCGGTTTGGCCGTGGCGCCCTTCGGTACGTCGGTGTCGGCGCGGCGCGCGCCAACCCATGGCGCGTCGATCGCCAACGGTCGCTCGGCGTTATTGCCGACCGACCGCGCCGATCTCAGTGACTACGGCTGGTCCCGACGGGTTGGCAGCGATGGCGCTGCACTCGAGCGCCTATCGGCGGCCACGGCGCCGTCGGATGCCCCCGATGTGTCGACGTCGGGTGGCGCGCCGGCTGGCCCCGTGCCAGCTCCTGTTGCCGACGGCGCCGGTCGCGCCCCGGCGTGGGTCGCTCCGGGCAGCAGCCCGGTGGCGGCAGCAGCCATGTGGAACGATGAGTCGGTGGGACCCGCGGCAGCTGCTGCGGCAGCGGCGGCGGCCCAAGACGCTGGTCGCGTGACCACGTCGAAGTTGGCGAAGGCGCCCGACGAGGCGATGACGGCGTTTGCTGCGTCGTTTGACGCGGCGCCGCTCGTGACCACGGTGCCGGAGCCGAGCACCGTCGTGTTGCTGGCAGTCGGAATGTCGTCGCTGCTGTTCCCGCGTCGGCGGAGCGCGCCGCGCCGCTGAGTCGCGGCGAGGGCCGTTCGA is a window encoding:
- a CDS encoding acetoacetate--CoA ligase, with the protein product MSVDVTPIWTPSADVVDRARITQFRRDLVRRGIVDPSVRDAHALQRWSVEHPTSFWAEIWRAAAIIADGPGASDSPWSEVLVGGECMAPPDTQRGPRWFTDTRLNFAEHLLRRRDAATAIVSWNEHGAQQRITFAELAEQVAATAAALSAAGVGVGDRVVGYLPNLPQAVIAMLAATSLGAVWSSCSPDFGTKGVLDRFGQIAPKVLIAADGYWYAGKQIDGLERLREIVASLPSLAAVWVVPYVHAAPTIASIPAAVTFTDVLVQYAAHREPTFTRLPFDHPLYIMYSSGTTGLPKCMVHGAGGTLLQHWKELALHTDLGPDDAIFYFTTCGWMMWNWLVSALAIGSTVVLYDGAPLAPSADILWRMAAAERVSVFGTSAKYLSVLEKEGVQPREQFDLTALRAILSTGSPLAAHSYDFVYAQIKSDVRLASISGGTDIVSCFALGDPTGPVYRGELQMRGLGMTVEVFDDGGMPVRETPGELVCTRPFPSMPVAFWNDPDGALYRGAYFEHFPGVWRHGDWAEITSHDGLIIHGRSDATLNPGGVRIGTAEIYRQVEQIPEILESLVIEQRLGVDGDDSRVVLFVRMRDGASLSVDVQRAIRQRIREHASPHHVPKVIVSVADIPRTISGKITEIAVRDVVHGRPVKNADALANPAALALFADLPELRS
- the hppD gene encoding 4-hydroxyphenylpyruvate dioxygenase — protein: MATMTIPEQGIEHDAFPINGTDYVEFYVGNAKQASHYYRAAFGYQLVGYRGPETGVRDRSSYLMQQGKIRLVLTTALDPDSAIASHVHTHGDGLRDYALWVDDARSAYATAIARGAIAIQEPQVFSDEHGEVIIAAIGTYGDTIHSLVERRNYRGFFLPGFREISSRYQPASVGLKYVDHCVGNVELGQMNRWVNYYANVMGFRNLITFDDDDISTEYSSLMSKVMANGDDKIKFPINEPASGKKKSQIEEYLDFYGGPGAQHLALATDDILATVTALRDRGVEFLSVPTSYYAELQERVGQIDEDIDALAALGILVDRDPDGYLLQIFTKPVEDRPTLFYEIIQRKGAKSFGKGNFKALFEAIEREQELRGNL
- a CDS encoding PEP-CTERM sorting domain-containing protein (PEP-CTERM proteins occur, often in large numbers, in the proteomes of bacteria that also encode an exosortase, a predicted intramembrane cysteine proteinase. The presence of a PEP-CTERM domain at a protein's C-terminus predicts cleavage within the sorting domain, followed by covalent anchoring to some some component of the (usually Gram-negative) cell surface. Many PEP-CTERM proteins exhibit an unusual sequence composition that includes large numbers of potential glycosylation sites. Expression of one such protein has been shown restore the ability of a bacterium to form floc, a type of biofilm.) — protein: MMHLVHRTIPFIAVAALVTVSPAGAQERDDSTSTAGAVVSLLGLGGNFVGFGKADRDASHPTAWNCAGGCAAFGARGLAVAPFGTSVSARRAPTHGASIANGRSALLPTDRADLSDYGWSRRVGSDGAALERLSAATAPSDAPDVSTSGGAPAGPVPAPVADGAGRAPAWVAPGSSPVAAAAMWNDESVGPAAAAAAAAAAQDAGRVTTSKLAKAPDEAMTAFAASFDAAPLVTTVPEPSTVVLLAVGMSSLLFPRRRSAPRR